Genomic window (Takifugu rubripes chromosome 1, fTakRub1.2, whole genome shotgun sequence):
GGAGCACAGGCGTCTCACCACACGACCCTcgacgtgcacgtgcgcggctGTCCCACTCACCGCCGGCGGTGCTGCGGCGCGGCGGAACCCACCCGTGCTTCCCCCCGCGAggctgcgcgtgcacgtgcggcGTGCTCAGCACCATCCTGCACAGGTGCTTCACGCCTTCCTTCCCTGGCCTCCAGCTGGTGCCGCGTCCTCCCCGGCTAATGCACAACAAATCCTCCCTAAGTCTCGGAGCGTCGGGCATTAGCGCGAGGCTGACGGGAAATCTCCCACAATGCCTTTCAGCTGGCGGATCATCTGGTACAGGAAAGACGTCGGCACAAGTTTTCCACCTTCAGTATTTTATTTGTTCCCGATTCCGATGCCACACCGAAGAATACACCGTAAACATGATTTTTAGGGAGCGCCGGGACATTTCCGGGGACAGGAAGCGCTAAAGCAGCTCGTTAGCTTCCCTCCTTTAAAGCTCGTTAGTATAAAATATGCCAgtaaaaacaccccccccccggggcAGAGTTCAGACGCTCCCGGCGGCGCCGAGGCCGCTGGAGACGGTCTCGTATCCCAGAGACACCAGGGTCAGAACGTTACTGTCCGTGCCGGCGGGCTGGTCCACGGCGGCGCCGGCCCGCTGCACCTTCTTCCGGGCCTTGCTGCGGCCCTTCCGCCCGGAGAAGCCCTCTTCCCGCTCGCTCCCTCCTCCGAACCCTTTGCGCGACCCGTCGCCCTCGGCCGGGGGGGCTCTGCGCGGGCGCCGGCGTGCGCGCCGCATCGACAGAGCAGAATCCGCCTGATCCGAGGCCGCCGCTCCGGACAGGATCCGGATCTGCTGCTCGATCACCATGACGATCATGTCCAGAGCGGCGTCCAGCATTCCCAGGCCGAGCCCGTGCGTCACGTTGTCGAAGGAGCTGCTGTTGAGCGGGTCCTTGAAGCAGCGTCTCATGTCCTCCAGGTGGTTCCTGAAAGAGCAGACGGCCCGGTTACCCCTCAGGCGCCGACGCCCCCGGAACCTCGGGCTCCCCGGGACCCCGGACAGGCGCCGAAGCCGCCGCGTTCCTACCTGGTCTCGATAATCTTGGACCAGTGCTGGACCGTGTTTATCTCAGGGATGAGCTGCTTCGCCATGTTGCCGTAGTCGATGTAGTCGTGTCCGAAGTCCTTCATGTCGTCACACAGAGCCCTGGTgtcccctgcacacacacacacacacacacacacacacgcgcacacacacacacacacacacatttaaagcacCGGCCGTCGTGCTCTGGAGACGCGGCGCCACGCCCGCAGCGGTCGGGTCACCTTCGGTCAGtttggagaaggaggaggacacggACGTGGTGGTGCTGGGCTTGAGGCCCAGGACGCTGAGGGAGTCCAGGAGGGTCTTCTTGCTGGCCGGGCCCCGGCTGACCCGCGTGTAGGCAGCCAGGGAGCGCAGGGACATCTTCTCCGGAGCCTGCAGCCGTCGCTTGATCTCATCGTAGGAGATGAGATGCTTCCCTGGCGGCGAGGACGAGGTTAGCGCGGAGCCGTCGTTCGAACACCAACACGCACCAACTTACGGGCTTTGGACCCCTTCATGTTGGGGTCCAGGAGCGAAGACACCTCCGCGAAGGGCATGTGATCCGTGGACTCCGAGTCCGGCGGCAGGTCCTGGTTCTGGGGCAGATTCTCCGTCTGGCTCGGTACAGAATTCGGCATCATGTGCGTCAGTAAGGGCTGCGTCCCCCCCTGGTTCTGGTCTACCTGGGCCTGGCTTTGGGGGACGATTATGGTGTTTTCCGACAGACCCTGGAGGCCCATTCCCCCCTGCGGAGAATTCCCCGCTTGGTCCGAGGACACCTGGAAAATCCCCATGACTGGTTTCACGACGGTGAAGACCATGTTTCCCTGAGCGTCCAGACCCATCACCCTGGTACCGGCGTCCATGTCCCCCTGGTGGGTCCTTCACGGTGGATGGGATGGATCACTCCTGGGAACGCCGATctgggaataaaaacacaaaaagcactTTTAGTTAAAGCATCACTTTTGTCAGCTGGTAGAAAATCAACCGTGTTGTTAAACGTAGCTTTCAAAAGGAAATTGTATGAATAAGAGGGGAAAAATATCTTTAAATAGGGTAAATTGTGTGTTAATCTGGTCAGAGTTGTGGAAAGTTGTGAATTCTGTTCGTAAACTTTACGTAAAACTAGTTAAAGTTGtgcttttaataaaacacatttttattgcgTAAATGTAGTGGAAAACGCGTTGAATTCCAGTTTTAAATTCTGGTAAAGTCCGGAATGAAGGCAGATAAAATCGTGCTAACTAACAACAACATGGCGGCCACGCGGAGGAAAAACTCGCTTTTAAGCCCTAAAATCGCGCTAAATGACAGAGATTAATGCTCCAAGCTTCTGCCGGCGGTACGAGGCAACTTTGGCCGAGCGTGAGGGCAACAAGTGACGGCGTCAGACCCACCGAATGACGGGCTGCTCCGTCCTAAAGCGCCACTGATCCTGGACCGGTCCGGGGCGACCAGAGCGacattttccctccttctccgCGGTCGCCTCGGCAGGTTGCAAATCAGCCATGTGTGCCGCAGAGAAAATCCCTCCGCCTATTGGTCAGCTTGCACATCAATCAACCGTACTAGGATTCTCATTGGACACAAAAGCTGCTTGTTGAATAAGGGGCGGGGTTTGTTGTCCAGAAGGCGGGCTTTGTATTGAACGGGAAACTAAATTCAACGCGGTCGGATTTAAGTTAAATTGTTTAAATGATTTATGATTATACTTTATAACTATACACACCGCAAGCATTTATAGTGCACTTAATGTACCAATATTTTGAATACCTTACTTTCTAGATCTGACCTTACAAATGTTGAATTCTGACAGAATCAGGAACACTCTGTCCAGAACATTTAATTATAATGGTGTGGTGTGTCTATAGATGTTTTTAAGAAAAGTTAAAACTGTTAAAGGAATAAAATCTGTAAACTTATGTTTACTTCGCGCTCTCTGAGGGAAGATGTACAGTATAACATGAGAGATGATTTTTTCCGAGCTTATTTGAGAGCATCCATCTGTGGACACGCCCCCTCTAGCGGACAGCTGCTGTATTACACACCTACAGCTTTTCTTGTTTCTGTCACGTTTCTTTCGAATGAATTGACCTGAATTCTGATGACAAAATACAGCAGTTTTACACTTATGCCATCCAAATTTATTTTGGGtccaaattaaaaaataaaatgtacaaaataaatTGTAGAAAGTTGAAAATCATACCAGAAAAGGCAACAATTAAATAACTcttaaaaatacagcaaaacatCTGGAAAAGCAGATGTCtgtacagacacaaacatgataAAGGACTCTTGTGCTTTTAAGAGCAGACCCAAGGTGCAAGAGAAGATAAAATCAGCTTGGATTTGATGGACAGCTGGACTTCTTTAGGATTGCTGCAGACGTTTTAGCTCTGAACAGAAGCAGCCTTTCAGACGCGAGGTGAAAAGAACCCCAAAAGATGTTCAGATGTCTTCAATTCCAAGCACTCCAGGCATTTTAGCTTCCATGTAAACACGATCAACATCACCAGCTTTGACTGCAACATCACAAGTGCTGAAACAACATGACAGCAGGTTGCTACCTGACCATTAGCCCTCGCTTCCCCTTTGTCCAATAAAACCTCGTGTTTCAGACTCTTTCCATTCTTTAGCTTTGACCTTCGTCTCAATGAGCCACATTCCCTGCAGCGCCGCCTTCACAGTGAGATTAAGAACCAGACGTGGTAACGACAGAAGGTCAGCGCCCATCGCTGTCCACAACAAAGCACAGAAAACAAGCGCACGGAGGCGTCGAGTGCCACTCGTAGGGCATGAAACTCTAAACATCAGCCACTGAGGGAGGGGGCGTCTGGGGGTGCTTGGCTCTCCAGCCGGAGGATCAGCTGGTGCGGGGCGTTGGTGCTCAGTGACGGCTCAGTGTCGGCGTGCACGCTGGCTGCTGTTGCCCGTGTTGTTGATGTAGAGGAGGGGCTGGGGCTGTCGCAGGTGGGACCCCCTCTTGTTCAGGTGGGCTGTTGAAGAGTCCGCGTGGAAGCCTGTGCAAAGAGGTGGCAAACAAAGGTCCGGAATTAGAGTCGGGGGAGGACACACCTGCAGGTCGGAAACATCACCTGTCGGCTGGCTGACGAGGGGCGCCCTGactttggggatgggggggacgGCTCTGTACTGGTGGCGGTGCACAGGGGCCTGCCTGTTAATGTGGAGGTGGGGGTCTGAGGTGCTGTCCAGGGGACGGAACCTCTGAGCTGCGGCCGTCTTGCTTTGTGGAAGCTgcgagagagaaaaggaagaaaatccaATGATTCAAATACTGAGGAACCTCTGCTTACggaattaattggttccggaacctgaaaattacgtaagtagagacgcgttttccatgtaaatgccctaatctgttCCAAGCGGCGTtccaaaacatgtaacaaatacatgttacaattagattagcgcacaataaatgtaggaattcagtgcaaggcttctccaggaacaaaatcaactttattacaggctaatctaaCATTAGCGTCACTACTGGCAACggacgttaacacttgtggcaACACCGCCacctaatggacaaacatacgaacacccacaacaaataaaagtgaaacagaAACTTACTGCCTGACCCGTGACTTCAAAAGAGCGCGAGCGCCTCTTCTTGCGGCGAGTCTCAAAGTCGTTTTCGCGGGGCGTCTGGTTCTTGGTGGTGACCTGGCGCTGGTGTGGGCGTGTCCAGGTGGCCTGCAGGTTGGGCCCCTCCCCGGTGCTGCTGGACAGGTTGTCGTCGGAGGTGGCGTGTCTGAGCTCGGGGCGCCGCACGGGCAAACCTCTGCGGGGCGCCTCCGTCAGGGAGAGGGTGCTCTTCTGCTTCTTGGGGTCCAGCggggaagggggcggggctagcCGCAGAGCCTCCACCTCCAGGGCTTTGGAACGCCGACGGGCTGCTTTGACCACGATGTTCTGGACCCCCTTCGAGATCTGCCGTCGCTCTGTGGGGGCACAGTTTTaccttcctttcttcttctactactAAAACAGGCGCCGGTCGCTGCTGACAGACGGACGGATCTCACCTGTTCGGGACAGGAGGACGTCGGCTCCCGCCTCGCTGCTCTCGGGCGAGGAGTCCAGGTGGCTGCTGACGCTGTGGCTCAGGTGACCGAAGGTGACGGAGGCGTCGGggagcagcggctgcagctgcaaacaTCAGGCGCACAACGTCAAGCCTTCGCTTTGGTTCAAGGTCGCGTTGAGCGCGGccttaaaaggtgtttttaatggtgtgGAGGACCCGTTTTGGACCCGTGACTCTTCTACTCAGACGAGGAGCTCAGACTCGAGAGTTCTCGTCCGTCTCCGTTGCTTCACAACCCACAGAGGACAAACGTTGACCATAGCAACCAcgctgtgggcgtggcctccaGGGGTGTGAAAcctcacctctctgctgcccttTCCATTGATGTGGATGGGAGGTGGCGTCACCACGGTGCGGTTCCTCATCTGCCTGGCGTGAGGACTGTTCTTAAAGACCCTGTTGTTGTCTCTGAGGCgtggggagagaagaggacTTTAATACGGACGTGTGGAGAGGACGGAGTCTCAATGTGCACTTACAGCTCAGGCTCGGGGAGAATGGGGGGCAGAGTGTGTCGGCGGGCTTTGATCTGAGCCCGTCTGTTGTCAGAGGACGCGTTTCGCACGCTCTCCTGATCCGAGTCCACCTCCTGCACGTTGTCCCGGCCGTGACCGTGCAGGGAGATCTTGGGGAGGGAGCCGTCCTGGACAGAGCACCGGGGAGGTGAGGACGACAGGATTCACCGCCGAGGAGGTGCGCTCAACTATACCTGGACGGTTTGTCTGCTGGTCACTTTATCCAGGGCCACGGCTCGTTCCAGCTTCCTTTCGTCCAGCTCCCTCATGTAGACGTCGTACAACTCCTGCAGGCGCGGGGGGACTAAGAGCCTGTGATCTGCAACACAGCGACAGAACATGGAATTAGCGGAATAAGCTCCGATCCCAGAGGAAGACTCCCGGCACCACAACCACCGTACGCAGGCGTACTCCGggtctgccagcagggggcgcgtGTGTCTCTGGAAGACGTGGAGGCCAGCAGGGACTCACCATCCATGaactgcctctgctgctggatgatCTCGTCACACAGGTGTCGGTGCTGCTCGAAGCGCTGCACCACGAGGTTCTTCTGCCGGATGACGCTGTCCCTCAGCAGCGCGTGCGACTGCATCTCCGTGTTCTCCATCTCCAGCTCGTGGACCTTGCAGAGCAGACCCAGGACCTCGCGCTGCTCGTCGGAGCTCCCGCGCcggtgcagcagctcctccaggcgCCGGGCCTGATCCCGCAGCTCCAAGAACCTgcgctccagcagcacctggggggggggggcgcggtgGAATGAAGGTTGGAAGGAAAGAACCTTTTCCAGCTTTACTACGAACGCTGATCAACACCTTCTGCCTCTGAAGTTTCTTCTGTTCCGCCGTGAGCGTGACCAGAGCTTCCCGGGCCAGCCTCACTTCCTGGGACTCGTTGCTGTCTGGAGGAGACTCTGGGGAATCGGAGTCCTTCTCGCTTTCATCCTTCTTCAGACTCTCCTTCTTCCGCTCCGCCTGCCACTTCCTCCTGTGCTtactctgctcctgctcccagCTGGGTTGGAAACACGGCAACAGATCAGAACACAGGAGCATTCCTGGCTTCTACCTTCCATCTTGGTTCTGAGATTTctacatttgaaatgaaatgaactgACTCTGCGATGGTCAGCAGGTGTTTGGAGGTGTCGATCTGGATCTCCAtgctgctgttctccagctccaggaggcTCCTCCTGATCACCATCTGCTGGCGGAAGGCGTCCAGGAGCTGCTCCCTCAGCTGATCCGTCTCTGCTCGGCTCTGCTGGCTGGAGTGGGCCTGGACCTCCGCTGGAAAGAGCAGGAGCCGGGTGAGATAACGCTTCGCTTCACAGGGCGACTCTCTGAACTCCTGAAGGCCGAACTTCACCCTGGACGTGGCGGATGTCAGCCCGCTCCGAGGTGAGCTGGCGGCTCGACTGATCTGCGATCTTCTTCTTGAGCCGCTGGACTTCACAGCGCAGGTCTGAGATGATGTTGGTGTACTGAGCGATGTGATACGACACGTTCACCAGGTTCTTCTTCACCTGGTGCGGAAAGAACAGAGTTGTTGCTCTTTGCTATCATATTTCCGGCACAGACCCGGAACGCGCTTCACCAGCGTACCCGTGTTCGGATGTTTTTGGCACGGTCGGCGTACGTCAGCGTGTTCCGAGACTCCTCGAAGGCGACGGAAGCGGGACTGATGTGAGCGATCATGACCGTCCTGCTGTTGCCGCCCAGGGAGTCCTGTCAGCCCAAAACGTTCCATaatcaggaggagctgaaggaccCGGAGCCACGTGAGGGATCCGATACCATACCTTCAGCAGACGGGTCAGCTTGCTGTCTCTGTAGTTGACGTACTTGGCGCCGTTTTTGTCACTCAGAGCGTTGATGCAGTTGCCCAGCGCCAGGAGGGAGCGGTTAA
Coding sequences:
- the LOC105418788 gene encoding uncharacterized protein, with amino-acid sequence MDAGTRVMGLDAQGNMVFTVVKPVMGIFQVSSDQAGNSPQGGMGLQGLSENTIIVPQSQAQVDQNQGGTQPLLTHMMPNSVPSQTENLPQNQDLPPDSESTDHMPFAEVSSLLDPNMKGSKARKHLISYDEIKRRLQAPEKMSLRSLAAYTRVSRGPASKKTLLDSLSVLGLKPSTTTSVSSSFSKLTEGDTRALCDDMKDFGHDYIDYGNMAKQLIPEINTVQHWSKIIETRNHLEDMRRCFKDPLNSSSFDNVTHGLGLGMLDAALDMIVMVIEQQIRILSGAAASDQADSALSMRRARRRPRRAPPAEGDGSRKGFGGGSEREEGFSGRKGRSKARKKVQRAGAAVDQPAGTDSNVLTLVSLGYETVSSGLGAAGSV
- the kif19 gene encoding kinesin-like protein KIF19 is translated as MKDIGESKDQQLTVALRIRPVSDAEQEEGATIAAHRLDEQMVILMDPLEDPDDILRANRSREKTYMFDVAFDYLASQAEVYRATTKGLIEGLISGYNATVFAYGPTGCGKTYTMLGTDKEPGIYVRTLNDLFRAIEETSDDMLYSVSMSYLEIYNEMIRDLLNPSSGFLDLREDSKGVIQVAGITEVSTINAQEIMELLVKGNKQRTQEPTAANRTSSRSHAVLQVAVRQQSRCRDVLQEVRFARLFMIDLAGSERAAQTQNRGQRLKEGAHINRSLLALGNCINALSDKNGAKYVNYRDSKLTRLLKDSLGGNSRTVMIAHISPASVAFEESRNTLTYADRAKNIRTRVKKNLVNVSYHIAQYTNIISDLRCEVQRLKKKIADQSSRQLTSERADIRHVQAEVQAHSSQQSRAETDQLREQLLDAFRQQMVIRRSLLELENSSMEIQIDTSKHLLTIADWEQEQSKHRRKWQAERKKESLKKDESEKDSDSPESPPDSNESQEVRLAREALVTLTAEQKKLQRQKVLLERRFLELRDQARRLEELLHRRGSSDEQREVLGLLCKVHELEMENTEMQSHALLRDSVIRQKNLVVQRFEQHRHLCDEIIQQQRQFMDDHRLLVPPRLQELYDVYMRELDERKLERAVALDKVTSRQTVQDGSLPKISLHGHGRDNVQEVDSDQESVRNASSDNRRAQIKARRHTLPPILPEPELDNNRVFKNSPHARQMRNRTVVTPPPIHINGKGSRELQPLLPDASVTFGHLSHSVSSHLDSSPESSEAGADVLLSRTERRQISKGVQNIVVKAARRRSKALEVEALRLAPPPSPLDPKKQKSTLSLTEAPRRGLPVRRPELRHATSDDNLSSSTGEGPNLQATWTRPHQRQVTTKNQTPRENDFETRRKKRRSRSFEVTGQALPQSKTAAAQRFRPLDSTSDPHLHINRQAPVHRHQYRAVPPIPKVRAPLVSQPTGFHADSSTAHLNKRGSHLRQPQPLLYINNTGNSSQRARRH